One Terriglobales bacterium DNA window includes the following coding sequences:
- the groES gene encoding co-chaperone GroES: protein MANFRPLHDRVVVRRITAEEKTAGGIIIPDTAKEKPQEGEVVAAGPGARNEAGQLVALDVKAGDRVLFGKWSGTEVKVGGEDLLIMKESDILGIINA from the coding sequence ATGGCGAATTTCCGCCCCCTGCACGACCGCGTCGTCGTCCGCCGCATCACTGCCGAGGAAAAGACCGCGGGCGGCATCATCATCCCCGACACCGCCAAGGAAAAGCCGCAGGAAGGTGAAGTTGTCGCTGCTGGTCCGGGTGCGCGCAACGAGGCCGGTCAGCTGGTGGCCCTGGATGTCAAGGCTGGCGACCGCGTGCTGTTCGGCAAGTGGTCGGGCACCGAAGTCAAGGTCGGTGGCGAAGACCTGCTGATCATGAAGGAATCCGACATTCTCGGTATCATCAACGCCTAA